A genomic region of Pelodiscus sinensis isolate JC-2024 chromosome 1, ASM4963464v1, whole genome shotgun sequence contains the following coding sequences:
- the LOC142826508 gene encoding uncharacterized protein LOC142826508 — MSQPSEGSQPSTAPHDQPGGSQEPARGRKRRAPAWSSAEIVDLIEVWGEASNVHDLRTSHRNAAVYGRMAASLAARGHQRSREQVRCKIKDLRQSYSRACLPGADPEACPHFHALDRLLGAHAVPAPRDVIDPGAEGPLLDTEEEQEGSESQEPAASLPRTRDPRGTPQSRSPASSEAGEASTSAAPGTAGRTTPPAAAARARASRTARNQEDYQRRHLRFLDRQLRLQDHWVQEDLRLRQRSLEALEEQGRALRGHLQSLLDRFPFPPPPAPPLAPPLAPPAPPLAPPLAPPAPPLAPPLAPPAPPLAPPLAPPAPPLAPPLAPPAPPLAPPAPPAPPASAPASSTPPVLSAPPSTTIPHRRPRTRSVARRERHPDSHP, encoded by the exons atgagccagccatccgagggctcccagccctccactgctccccacgaccagcctggcggctcccaggagcctgcccgggggcgcaaaaggcgggcgcccgcctggtcaagtgcggagatcgtggacctcatcgaggtttggggggaagcctccaatgtccacgatctccgcactagccaccggaatgcggccgtctatggacgcatggctgccagcctggccgccaggggccaccagcgcagccgggagcaggtgcgctgcaagattaaagacttgcggcagtcctactcccgggcctgcctgccaggggctgacccggaggcctgcccccacttccacgccctggaccgcctcctgggggctcatgccgtccctgccccccgggacgtgattgaccccggggcagagggaccgctcctggacaccgaggaggagcaagagggctctgagagccaggagcctgctgccagccttcccaggacccgggacccccgaggcaccccacagagccgctcgcctgcatcatcagaggccggggaggcgtccacct ctgcagcaccggggactgcagggcgcaccacaccgcctgcagcagccgcccgcgcccgggcaagcaggacagccaggaaccaggaggactaccagaggcggcatctccggttcctggaccgacagctccgtctccaggaccactgggtccaggaggacctcaggctgcgccagaggagtctggaggccctggaggagcagggccgtgccctgcgaggccacctccagagcctgctagaccgctttccatttcctcctccccctgctccccctcttgctccccctcttgctccccctgctccccctcttgctccccctcttgctccccctgctccccctcttgctccccctcttgctccccctgctccccctcttgctccccctcttgctccccctgctccccctcttgctccccctcttgctccccctgctccccctcttgctccccctgctcctcctgctcctcctgcttccgctcctgcttcctccacaccccctgtcctctctgcccccccctccacaaccattccccaccgacgcccccggacccgcagtgtggcgagacgggagaggcacccagactcccacccctga